The following coding sequences are from one Nicotiana tabacum cultivar K326 chromosome 1, ASM71507v2, whole genome shotgun sequence window:
- the LOC107800075 gene encoding cytochrome P450 CYP72A219-like isoform X1: MLYISLAISFVIIIILYRRGWRFMNWLWLQPKCLEKCLRELGFWGNSYKLLYGDMKEVVMMDEEAKSKPIKFSHDIVPRIMPFIQKTIIDYGKKSFIWLGPTPALLIMDPELIREILSKSNIFQKPPPTAQTKLLAEGILSYEADKWAKHRRIINHAFHLDKLKHMVPSFHLCTCEMLSKWEKIVSAEGSEVDVWPYLQSLTSDAISRTAFGNSYEEGRKMFELQQELAKIILKVTESSYIKFLPNKEDRRMKQIYQEVRSLVLGIINKRMNAIEAGEASNNDDLLGILLESNLKEIQEHRNKKFGMSMDEVIEECKLFYFAGQETTSALLTWSMIVLSKHSEWQARAREEVLQVFGNNKPDYDMLNQLKVVTMIIQEVLRLYPPLLLMGREVHTETKLGNLSLPSGVQLLLPTIMLYHDQEIWGEDIKEFNPERFSEGVNKATKGKFAYFPFSWGPRICIGQNFAMLEAKMALAMILQHYAFDVSPSYAHVPYSVLTLQPQHGAQLILHKL; encoded by the exons ATGCTATACATTTCGCTAGCAATCTCCTTTGTCATAATAATTATTCTTTATAGACGGGGTTGGAGATTCATGAATTGGCTGTGGTTGCAGCCAAAGTGTTTGGAGAAATGCCTCAGAGAGTTGGGTTTTTGGGGAAACTCTTACAAGCTGTTGTATGGAGACATGAAAGAAGTTGTGATGATGGATGAAGAAGCTAAGTCCAAGCCTATCAAATTCTCTCATGATATTGTGCCTAGAATCATGCCCTTCATCCAAAAAACCATCATCGATTACG GTAAGAAGTCTTTTATATGGTTGGGGCCAACTCCTGCATTGCTCATCATGGACCCAGAACTTATAAGGGAAATCTTGTCAAAGAGTAATATATTCCAGAAGCCTCCGCCTACTGCACAAACAAAATTGTTAGCAGAAGGAATCTTGAGCTATGAAGCAGATAAATGGGCTAAACACAGAAGAATCATCAATCATGCTTTTCACCTAGACAAGTTGAAG CATATGGTACCTTCATTCCATTTGTGTACTTGTGAGATGTTGAGCAAATGGGAAAAAATTGTCTCAGCAGAAGGATCAGAGGTAGATGTCTGGCCATATCTTCAAAGTTTAACTAGTGATGCTATTTCAAGAACTGCATTTGGCAATAGCTATGAAGAAGGAAGAAAGATGTTTGAACTTCAACAAGAACTAGCCAAAATTATCTTAAAAGTGACAGAGTCAAGTTATATTAA GTTCTTGCCCAACAAAGAGGATAGAAGGATGAAACAAATATATCAGGAAGTAAGATCACTTGTGTTGGGAATTATCAATAAAAGAATGAATGCAATTGAAGCAGGGGAAGCATCTAATAATGATGACTTATTGGGTATATTATTGGAATCCAATTTGAAAGAAATCCAGGAACATCGAAATAAGAAATTTGGAATGAGTATGGATGAGGTGATTGAAGAGTGTAAGTTGTTTTATTTTGCTGGACAAGAGACAACTTCAGCATTGCTTACATGGTCAATGATTGTATTGAGCAAACACTCCGAATGGCAAGCTCGTGCTAGAGAAGAGGTTCTTCAAGTCTTTGGCAACAACAAACCTGACTATGACATGCTGAATCAACTCAAAGTT GTAACTATGATTATTCAGGAAGTCTTGAGATTGTATCCACCACTTCTTTTGATGGGTCGAGAGGTACATACAGAAACCAAATTAGGAAACTTATCATTACCAAGTGGAGTGCAACTCCTATTACCAACAATAATGTTGTATCATGACCAAGAAATATGGGGTGAAGATATTAAAGAGTTCAATCCAGAGAGGTTTAGTGAAGGAgtaaacaaagcaacaaaaggcAAGTTTGCATACTTTCCATTTAGTTGGGGACCAAGAATCTGCATTGGACAAAACTTTGCTATGTTAGAGGCCAAAATGGCACTTGCTATGATTCTACAACACTATGCTTTTGATGTTTCTCCTTCTTATGCTCATGTTCCTTATTCAGTGCTAACTCTTCAACCTCAACATGGCGCTCAGCTAATTCTACACAAGTTGTAG
- the LOC107800075 gene encoding cytochrome P450 CYP72A219-like isoform X3, producing the protein MDPELIREILSKSNIFQKPPPTAQTKLLAEGILSYEADKWAKHRRIINHAFHLDKLKHMVPSFHLCTCEMLSKWEKIVSAEGSEVDVWPYLQSLTSDAISRTAFGNSYEEGRKMFELQQELAKIILKVTESSYIKFLPNKEDRRMKQIYQEVRSLVLGIINKRMNAIEAGEASNNDDLLGILLESNLKEIQEHRNKKFGMSMDEVIEECKLFYFAGQETTSALLTWSMIVLSKHSEWQARAREEVLQVFGNNKPDYDMLNQLKVVTMIIQEVLRLYPPLLLMGREVHTETKLGNLSLPSGVQLLLPTIMLYHDQEIWGEDIKEFNPERFSEGVNKATKGKFAYFPFSWGPRICIGQNFAMLEAKMALAMILQHYAFDVSPSYAHVPYSVLTLQPQHGAQLILHKL; encoded by the exons ATGGACCCAGAACTTATAAGGGAAATCTTGTCAAAGAGTAATATATTCCAGAAGCCTCCGCCTACTGCACAAACAAAATTGTTAGCAGAAGGAATCTTGAGCTATGAAGCAGATAAATGGGCTAAACACAGAAGAATCATCAATCATGCTTTTCACCTAGACAAGTTGAAG CATATGGTACCTTCATTCCATTTGTGTACTTGTGAGATGTTGAGCAAATGGGAAAAAATTGTCTCAGCAGAAGGATCAGAGGTAGATGTCTGGCCATATCTTCAAAGTTTAACTAGTGATGCTATTTCAAGAACTGCATTTGGCAATAGCTATGAAGAAGGAAGAAAGATGTTTGAACTTCAACAAGAACTAGCCAAAATTATCTTAAAAGTGACAGAGTCAAGTTATATTAA GTTCTTGCCCAACAAAGAGGATAGAAGGATGAAACAAATATATCAGGAAGTAAGATCACTTGTGTTGGGAATTATCAATAAAAGAATGAATGCAATTGAAGCAGGGGAAGCATCTAATAATGATGACTTATTGGGTATATTATTGGAATCCAATTTGAAAGAAATCCAGGAACATCGAAATAAGAAATTTGGAATGAGTATGGATGAGGTGATTGAAGAGTGTAAGTTGTTTTATTTTGCTGGACAAGAGACAACTTCAGCATTGCTTACATGGTCAATGATTGTATTGAGCAAACACTCCGAATGGCAAGCTCGTGCTAGAGAAGAGGTTCTTCAAGTCTTTGGCAACAACAAACCTGACTATGACATGCTGAATCAACTCAAAGTT GTAACTATGATTATTCAGGAAGTCTTGAGATTGTATCCACCACTTCTTTTGATGGGTCGAGAGGTACATACAGAAACCAAATTAGGAAACTTATCATTACCAAGTGGAGTGCAACTCCTATTACCAACAATAATGTTGTATCATGACCAAGAAATATGGGGTGAAGATATTAAAGAGTTCAATCCAGAGAGGTTTAGTGAAGGAgtaaacaaagcaacaaaaggcAAGTTTGCATACTTTCCATTTAGTTGGGGACCAAGAATCTGCATTGGACAAAACTTTGCTATGTTAGAGGCCAAAATGGCACTTGCTATGATTCTACAACACTATGCTTTTGATGTTTCTCCTTCTTATGCTCATGTTCCTTATTCAGTGCTAACTCTTCAACCTCAACATGGCGCTCAGCTAATTCTACACAAGTTGTAG
- the LOC107800075 gene encoding cytochrome P450 CYP72A219-like isoform X2, protein MKEVVMMDEEAKSKPIKFSHDIVPRIMPFIQKTIIDYGKKSFIWLGPTPALLIMDPELIREILSKSNIFQKPPPTAQTKLLAEGILSYEADKWAKHRRIINHAFHLDKLKHMVPSFHLCTCEMLSKWEKIVSAEGSEVDVWPYLQSLTSDAISRTAFGNSYEEGRKMFELQQELAKIILKVTESSYIKFLPNKEDRRMKQIYQEVRSLVLGIINKRMNAIEAGEASNNDDLLGILLESNLKEIQEHRNKKFGMSMDEVIEECKLFYFAGQETTSALLTWSMIVLSKHSEWQARAREEVLQVFGNNKPDYDMLNQLKVVTMIIQEVLRLYPPLLLMGREVHTETKLGNLSLPSGVQLLLPTIMLYHDQEIWGEDIKEFNPERFSEGVNKATKGKFAYFPFSWGPRICIGQNFAMLEAKMALAMILQHYAFDVSPSYAHVPYSVLTLQPQHGAQLILHKL, encoded by the exons ATGAAAGAAGTTGTGATGATGGATGAAGAAGCTAAGTCCAAGCCTATCAAATTCTCTCATGATATTGTGCCTAGAATCATGCCCTTCATCCAAAAAACCATCATCGATTACG GTAAGAAGTCTTTTATATGGTTGGGGCCAACTCCTGCATTGCTCATCATGGACCCAGAACTTATAAGGGAAATCTTGTCAAAGAGTAATATATTCCAGAAGCCTCCGCCTACTGCACAAACAAAATTGTTAGCAGAAGGAATCTTGAGCTATGAAGCAGATAAATGGGCTAAACACAGAAGAATCATCAATCATGCTTTTCACCTAGACAAGTTGAAG CATATGGTACCTTCATTCCATTTGTGTACTTGTGAGATGTTGAGCAAATGGGAAAAAATTGTCTCAGCAGAAGGATCAGAGGTAGATGTCTGGCCATATCTTCAAAGTTTAACTAGTGATGCTATTTCAAGAACTGCATTTGGCAATAGCTATGAAGAAGGAAGAAAGATGTTTGAACTTCAACAAGAACTAGCCAAAATTATCTTAAAAGTGACAGAGTCAAGTTATATTAA GTTCTTGCCCAACAAAGAGGATAGAAGGATGAAACAAATATATCAGGAAGTAAGATCACTTGTGTTGGGAATTATCAATAAAAGAATGAATGCAATTGAAGCAGGGGAAGCATCTAATAATGATGACTTATTGGGTATATTATTGGAATCCAATTTGAAAGAAATCCAGGAACATCGAAATAAGAAATTTGGAATGAGTATGGATGAGGTGATTGAAGAGTGTAAGTTGTTTTATTTTGCTGGACAAGAGACAACTTCAGCATTGCTTACATGGTCAATGATTGTATTGAGCAAACACTCCGAATGGCAAGCTCGTGCTAGAGAAGAGGTTCTTCAAGTCTTTGGCAACAACAAACCTGACTATGACATGCTGAATCAACTCAAAGTT GTAACTATGATTATTCAGGAAGTCTTGAGATTGTATCCACCACTTCTTTTGATGGGTCGAGAGGTACATACAGAAACCAAATTAGGAAACTTATCATTACCAAGTGGAGTGCAACTCCTATTACCAACAATAATGTTGTATCATGACCAAGAAATATGGGGTGAAGATATTAAAGAGTTCAATCCAGAGAGGTTTAGTGAAGGAgtaaacaaagcaacaaaaggcAAGTTTGCATACTTTCCATTTAGTTGGGGACCAAGAATCTGCATTGGACAAAACTTTGCTATGTTAGAGGCCAAAATGGCACTTGCTATGATTCTACAACACTATGCTTTTGATGTTTCTCCTTCTTATGCTCATGTTCCTTATTCAGTGCTAACTCTTCAACCTCAACATGGCGCTCAGCTAATTCTACACAAGTTGTAG
- the LOC107800073 gene encoding splicing factor Cactin, translating to MEQRCVFYPSLTNPISKNLPAAMGSSGNRSKKKSSKSGRRYSDDSESPATDSDSISHSDSDSSPPSSSRRRRSQSRSHSRRSRTHEYSDEESSDAERKKKKRKITEEEIALYMAKKAQKKAMKVAKKLKQQTVSGYSNDSNPFGDSNLNEKFVWRKKIERDVTRGVPLDTFSMKAEKQRQKERMAEIEKVKKRREERAMEKAQREEELQLLARERARAEFQDWEKKEEEFHFDQSKVRTEIRLRQGRVKPIDVLIKQLEPSGDFDVEIDEPYVVFKGLGIKEMEELEEDIKLHIDLDRETPMHIQYWEALLVVCNWELAEARKKEAMDKARVRGEELPPELLAEERGLHSSIEADVKSLLQGKGYGELEAMQSQIESQMRSGTAKVVEYWEAVLKRLQIFKAKACLREIHAKMLRKHLEHLEKPLESRDVEVEEETLRINEEDMEHYQDEVRAMSPEPFLNEEAKEKEVEEEEEDDDEEAGSYSPVLMHGDDNEEAVDPEEDRAILERKRMAVLEERRAQDKVLTPTPLEDNNFEKKAFKSMGVMEEGDAVFGSNDEINLDSQVYWWHDKYRPRKPKYFNRVHTGYEWNKYNQTHYDHDNPPPKIVQGYKFNIFYPDLVDKAKAPTYVIEKDGDSADTCIIKFHAGPPYEDIAFRIVNREWEYSHKKGFKCIFDRGILHLYFNFKRHRYRR from the coding sequence ATGGAGCAGAGGTGCGTGTTCTACCCTTCCCTCACAAACCCGATTAGCAAAAATCTCCCCGCCGCAATGGGTTCATCCGGCAACCGTAGCAAGAAGAAATCGTCTAAGTCCGGCCGACGATATTCAGACGATTCTGAATCCCCTGCCACAGACTCCGATTCAATTTCTCACTCCGACTCCGATTCATCTCCGCCGAGTAGCAGTCGCCGCCGCCGAAGCCAAAGCCGAAGTCACAGCCGCAGATCCAGAACTCATGAATATTCCGACGAAGAGAGCAGCGACGCCGAgcgaaagaagaagaagaggaaaatcacTGAAGAAGAAATCGCTTTATATATGGCTAAGAAAGCACAGAAGAAGGCTATGAAAGTAGCGAAGAAGTTGAAACAACAGACAGTTTCTGGTTATTCAAATGATTCAAATCCATTCGGAGATTCAAATCTGAACGAGAAATTCGTGTGGAGGAAGAAAATCGAACGAGACGTCACACGTGGTGTGCCGCTGGATACCTTCTCGATGAAGGCAGAGAAGCAAAGGCAGAAAGAACGAATggctgaaattgaaaaggttaaaaagAGGAGAGAAGAACGAGCAATGGAGAAAGCCCAACGCGAAGAGGAATTACAGTTGTTAGCTAGAGAACGGGCCCGGGCCGAGTTTCAGGACTGggagaagaaggaagaagagTTTCATTTTGATCAGAGTAAAGTTCGGACTGAAATTCGCCTCCGTCAGGGTCGGGTTAAGCCCATTGATGTTCTTATAAAGCAGTTAGAACCTTCTGGAGATTTTGATGTGGAAATAGATGAACCTTATGTTGTGTTTAAAGGTTTAGGTATAAAAGAAATGGAAGAACTTGAGGAGGATATAAAATTGCATATCGATTTAGATAGGGAAACGCCGATGCATATACAGTATTGGGAGGCGCTTTTGGTGGTGTGTAATTGGGAATTAGCTGAAGCTAGGAAAAAGGAAGCTATGGATAAAGCACGAGTGCGCGGAGAGGAATTACCACCTGAATTGCTTGCAGAAGAGAGGGGGTTGCATTCGAGTATCGAAGCAGATGTTAAGTCTTTGTTACAAGGTAAAGGGTATGGTGAGTTAGAGGCGATGCAGTCGCAGattgagtcgcaaatgcgatctggTACTGCTAAGGTTGTAGAGTACTGGGAAGCTGTTCTTAAGCGGCTTCAGATTTTTAAGGCAAAGGCTTGTTTGAGGGAAATTCACGCGAAAATGCTGCGCAAACATCTTGAGCATCTTGAGAAACCATTGGAGAGTCGCGATGTAGAGGTGGAAGAAGAGACATTGAGGATTAATGAGGAAGATATGGAGCATTATCAAGACGAGGTTAGAGCTATGTCTCCGGAGCCCTTCTTGAATGAGGAGGCTAAGGAGAAGGAGgtggaggaagaggaagaagatgatgatgaagaggCGGGTTCTTATTCGCCTGTGTTAATGCACGGTGATGACAACGAAGAAGCAGTTGATCCTGAAGAAGACAGGGCAATACTTGAGAGGAAACGTATGGCTGTTTTGGAAGAGAGACGTGCACAAGATAAGGTTTTGACACCAACTCCCTTAGAAGACAACAACTTTGAGAAGAAAGCATTTAAATCTATGGGAGTGATGGAGGAAGGGGATGCAGTATTTGGCTCAAACGACGAAATTAATCTTGATTCACAAGTGTACTGGTGGCACGACAAGTATAGGCCGAGGAAGCCGAAGTATTTCAACCGTGTTCATACTGGTTATGAATGGAACAAGTATAATCAAACTCATTATGATCACGATAACCCCCCTCCTAAGATTGTGCAGGGATACAAATTCAATATCTTTTATCCTGATCTCGTTGACAAAGCAAAAGCTCCAACTTATGTCATAGAGAAAGATGGAGATAGTGCTGATACTTGCATCATAAAGTTCCATGCTGGCCCTCCTTATGAGGATATAGCTTTTCGAATTGTTAACAGGGAATGGGAGTACTCTCATAAAAAGGGGTTCAAGTGCATATTCGATCGAGGAATTCTGCATCTGTATTTTAACTTCAAGCGTCACAGATACCGTCGTTGA